One genomic window of Metopolophium dirhodum isolate CAU chromosome 4, ASM1992520v1, whole genome shotgun sequence includes the following:
- the LOC132942600 gene encoding zinc finger HIT domain-containing protein 1 has product MSSKVGMGRESGRLKDADKKKVLDTATRNRRARRALESLEMDNYQQDPHADIVLNKKAPKFLDTIEAKGGRRKKEKSAEYYKQKFRRTFEQLIEADQFNNRDPPNYNTIEAPSSNFPRRIFCAVCGFRSSYTCTTCGARYCCISCLGTHQATRCLKWAV; this is encoded by the exons atgtctTCAAAAGTAGGAATGGGTAGGGAATCGGGAAGATTAAAAGATGCAGATAAAAAAAAGGTCCTTGATACAGCAACCAGAAATCGTAGGGCACGTCGGGCTCTTGAGAGTTTAGAAATGGACAACTATCAACAAGATCCACATGCTGAcattgttttgaataaaaaagcCCCTAAATTTTTAGACACTATTGAGGCTAAAGGAGGGAGACGTAAAAAAGAAAAGAGTGCTGAATATTACAAACAAAa atTTCGAAGGACATTTGAACAATTAATCGAAGCTGATCAATTTAACAACCGTGACCCACCCAACTATAATACAATAGAAGCACCCTCATCAAACTTTCCACGCAGAATATTTTGTGCAGTCTGTGGATTCCGGAGTTCATACACATGTACAACATGTGGTGCACGATATTGTTGTATTTCGTGTTTAGGTACACACCAAGCCACACGATGTCTTAAATGGGCTGTATAA
- the LOC132942598 gene encoding putative OPA3-like protein CG13603, with amino-acid sequence MVALGAFPAAKLGALLLRQVSKPIANFVKERAKQSPVFRSYVCMPPAQFYNWCEVKMKMYFMNLGTAGKVKPLSETMAIELGSNLLGEGIIFVVAAALLLLEYNRQVRKEQAKEEVRLQEQEDLTNTIRDLDLMTEQHTAELRRLTYLVDDLISKVNSKSYPGPDIPETPTSSSKVDTKRQEPELKKQISNDINENVLFKSIKMLIQSLQQV; translated from the coding sequence ATGGTAGCACTCGGTGCTTTTCCGGCAGCCAAGCTTGGCGCTTTACTATTGCGCCAAGTAAGTAAACCGATTGCTAATTTTGTTAAAGAACGAGCGAAACAATCTCCAGTATTTCGATCGTATGTATGCATGCCACCTGCTCAATTTTACAATTGGTGTGAAGTTAAAATGAAGATGTATTTCATGAATCTTGGTACCGCAGGAAAGGTCAAACCTTTAAGTGAAACTATGGCCATCGAACTTGGATCAAATTTACTAGGTGAaggtattatatttgttgtCGCTGCTGCATTACTTTTGTTGGAATATAATAGGCAAGTACGTAAAGAACAAGCCAAAGAAGAAGTACGTTTACAAGAACAAGAAGACTTGACCAATACCATAAGGGATTTGGACTTAATGACCGAACAACACACTGCTGAATTAAGACGTCTTACATACCTGGTCGATGATTTAATATCTAAAGTTAACAGTAAATCATACCCTGGACCTGATATCCCAGAGACACCAACAAGTAGTAGCAAAGTTGATACCAAACGACAGGAACCCGAACTAAAGAAACAAATTTCTAATGACATTaacgaaaatgtattatttaaaagcaTTAAAATGTTAATCCAATCATTACAACAAGTTTGA